In Arthrobacter sp. CDRTa11, one DNA window encodes the following:
- a CDS encoding cytidine deaminase — protein sequence MGNYGRGEKLSAEDWQALKAAAVDAMQNAYAPYSRFSVGAAALTDDGRIVSGCNVENASYGLSLCAECALVGNLHMTGGGLLRAFYCVDAGGNVLMPCGRCRQLLYEFRAPDMELMTTTGIKTMDQVLPDAFGPQHLEETR from the coding sequence AGGACTGGCAGGCGCTGAAGGCCGCCGCCGTCGACGCCATGCAGAACGCCTACGCACCGTATTCAAGATTTTCGGTGGGGGCGGCAGCCCTCACAGACGATGGACGGATCGTCAGCGGCTGCAACGTGGAGAACGCCAGCTACGGCCTGAGCCTGTGCGCTGAATGTGCACTGGTGGGCAATCTTCACATGACCGGTGGCGGACTGTTGCGCGCGTTCTACTGCGTCGACGCCGGCGGCAATGTGCTGATGCCGTGCGGCAGGTGCCGCCAGCTCCTCTATGAGTTCCGGGCGCCTGATATGGAACTCATGACCACAACCGGCATCAAGACCATGGACCAGGTGCTGCCCGATGCATTTGGCCCCCAACACCTGGAGGAGACCCGGTGA
- a CDS encoding thymidine phosphorylase, producing MTAAPRQTEAFDAVDIIRTKRDKGVLSPEQIDWTIDAYTRGVIADEQMAALNMAILLNGMDRSEISRWTAAMIASGERMDFSSLRRPDGGIKATSDKHSTGGVGDKITLPLAPLVAVFGVAVPQLSGRGLGHTGGTLDKLESIPGWRANLSNDQILAQLQDVGAVICAAGAGLAPADKKLYALRDVTGTVEAIPLIASSIMSKKIAEGTGSLVLDVKVGSGAFMKDEAQARELAETMVALGQDAGVNTVALLTNMNTPLGLTAGNAIEVEESVEVLAGGGPEDVVELTVRLAEEMLACAGVHDADPRAALKDGRAMDVWNRMIGAQGGDPRAKLPVARESEVIYAPADGVLVELDALAVGVAAWRLGAGRARKEDAVQAGAGVRMHAKPGAVVRAGEPLMTLLTDTPEKFARARESLEHAVVIAPPGSRPAQQLIIDRIA from the coding sequence GTGACAGCCGCCCCGAGACAGACTGAAGCTTTCGACGCCGTCGACATCATCCGCACCAAGCGGGACAAAGGCGTTCTCAGTCCTGAACAGATCGACTGGACCATCGACGCCTACACCCGCGGCGTTATCGCGGACGAGCAAATGGCTGCGTTGAACATGGCCATCCTGCTCAACGGCATGGACCGAAGCGAGATATCGCGCTGGACCGCCGCCATGATCGCCTCGGGGGAGCGGATGGACTTCTCCAGCCTCCGAAGGCCCGACGGCGGCATCAAGGCAACCAGCGACAAGCACTCCACCGGGGGAGTGGGGGACAAGATCACGCTTCCGCTCGCTCCGCTGGTGGCCGTCTTCGGCGTCGCTGTCCCGCAGCTTTCCGGACGCGGGCTGGGCCACACCGGCGGCACCCTGGACAAGCTGGAATCCATCCCCGGCTGGCGGGCCAATTTGAGCAACGATCAAATACTGGCGCAGCTCCAGGACGTTGGAGCTGTCATCTGTGCAGCCGGCGCCGGGCTGGCGCCGGCAGACAAAAAGCTTTATGCGCTCCGCGACGTCACCGGCACCGTGGAAGCCATCCCTCTCATCGCCTCCTCGATCATGAGCAAGAAAATCGCTGAGGGCACCGGTTCGCTGGTCCTTGATGTCAAGGTGGGCAGCGGGGCGTTTATGAAGGATGAGGCCCAGGCCCGGGAACTGGCTGAGACCATGGTTGCCCTGGGCCAGGACGCCGGCGTCAACACGGTAGCCCTGCTGACCAATATGAATACACCGTTGGGGCTCACTGCAGGCAATGCCATTGAAGTGGAGGAATCCGTGGAAGTCCTGGCCGGCGGAGGGCCTGAAGACGTGGTGGAGCTGACGGTGCGGCTGGCCGAGGAGATGCTGGCGTGCGCCGGTGTCCATGATGCTGATCCCCGTGCGGCCCTGAAGGACGGCCGGGCCATGGATGTGTGGAACCGGATGATCGGGGCGCAGGGCGGTGACCCGCGGGCCAAGCTGCCGGTAGCCAGGGAATCAGAAGTCATCTATGCGCCCGCTGACGGCGTGCTGGTGGAACTGGACGCCCTGGCGGTGGGCGTCGCGGCCTGGCGTCTGGGGGCCGGCCGTGCCCGCAAGGAGGACGCTGTCCAAGCGGGTGCCGGTGTCCGGATGCATGCAAAGCCAGGGGCGGTGGTCCGCGCGGGTGAACCGCTGATGACCCTGCTGACGGACACCCCGGAGAAGTTCGCACGGGCCAGGGAATCGCTGGAGCATGCCGTGGTGATCGCACCTCCCGGGTCCCGGCCGGCCCAGCAGCTCATCATCGATCGAATAGCATAG
- a CDS encoding DedA family protein, whose translation MQAINEFILAAAGQPWVLFLVLACCLIDGFFPPIPSESVVVGLAAVAATADVPNPWMLMLVAAVGAFSGDNIAYLIGRTVGTRRWRWMRGPRMQSAFRWAGVELRKRPASLILVARFIPIGRVAVNLTAGVTHYPRPRFIGLTVLSATLWAAYSVGIGLFFGQWFEDNHLLGAVIAIICAVGLGIVVDLVINRLRGKVPVVERMKEPEP comes from the coding sequence ATGCAGGCCATCAATGAATTCATCCTCGCTGCGGCCGGGCAGCCCTGGGTGCTCTTCCTTGTCCTCGCCTGCTGCCTGATCGACGGCTTCTTTCCTCCCATCCCTAGCGAATCCGTGGTGGTGGGGCTGGCCGCTGTGGCCGCGACGGCTGACGTTCCCAACCCCTGGATGCTGATGCTTGTGGCTGCCGTGGGTGCCTTCTCAGGAGACAACATTGCGTACCTGATTGGTCGCACGGTGGGAACGCGCCGCTGGCGGTGGATGCGCGGTCCGCGGATGCAGAGTGCCTTCCGGTGGGCGGGCGTTGAACTGCGGAAGCGGCCGGCGTCGCTCATCCTGGTGGCGCGGTTCATCCCCATCGGCAGGGTAGCTGTCAACCTCACCGCCGGAGTGACCCACTACCCGCGGCCGCGCTTTATCGGATTGACGGTCCTCTCCGCCACGCTGTGGGCCGCGTACTCAGTCGGGATAGGCCTGTTCTTTGGACAGTGGTTTGAGGACAACCATCTGCTTGGGGCGGTCATCGCCATCATTTGTGCGGTAGGGCTCGGAATCGTAGTGGACCTGGTCATCAACCGGCTGCGCGGGAAGGTCCCCGTAGTGGAGCGCATGAAAGAACCGGAACCCTAG
- a CDS encoding DedA family protein, translated as MEFINEAVLHAAGQWWIYPVLLVFFFVDGFAMVVPSETLIVALAAFSRHSGEPNLWILGATALVGAIAGDNMAFLLGRRIGLNRWKWMRRAKVQKAFGWARYELEKRGAVLIFTARYIPWGRVAVNYVAGSTGFAHRRFFLLDAFACITWVGYSIGIGILASSFPWLHHNPLLSAGIAVVFAIVLGILIDHLLRWWHKHLARNDAEVVDEWLDGGPAGASVGAPGPSPLLAAGALDAEPGTK; from the coding sequence GTGGAGTTTATTAATGAGGCCGTGCTCCATGCAGCGGGTCAGTGGTGGATCTACCCCGTCCTGCTGGTTTTTTTCTTTGTGGACGGCTTCGCCATGGTGGTCCCCAGCGAGACCCTGATCGTGGCTCTGGCGGCCTTTTCCCGGCACAGCGGAGAGCCCAACCTGTGGATCCTGGGTGCAACCGCCCTGGTGGGTGCAATTGCCGGTGACAACATGGCCTTCCTGCTGGGACGCAGGATCGGCCTCAACCGCTGGAAGTGGATGCGCCGCGCCAAGGTCCAGAAAGCCTTCGGCTGGGCACGGTACGAGCTCGAAAAACGGGGCGCGGTGCTTATCTTCACGGCCAGGTACATTCCGTGGGGCAGGGTTGCCGTCAACTATGTGGCAGGGAGCACGGGGTTTGCGCACCGCCGCTTTTTCCTGCTCGACGCCTTTGCCTGCATCACCTGGGTGGGCTACTCCATCGGCATTGGCATCCTGGCCAGTTCCTTCCCCTGGCTCCATCACAATCCGCTGCTGAGCGCCGGCATTGCCGTGGTGTTCGCCATTGTGCTGGGCATCCTCATCGACCACCTCCTGCGCTGGTGGCACAAGCACCTCGCCCGCAACGACGCCGAGGTAGTGGACGAGTGGCTGGATGGCGGCCCGGCAGGTGCCTCCGTCGGCGCCCCCGGCCCATCCCCATTGCTCGCGGCCGGCGCTCTGGATGCCGAGCCCGGGACCAAGTAG
- a CDS encoding adenosine deaminase — MTEPIVDTAPALDFDLKSLPKVSLHDHLDGGLRPATIIELAESVGHTLPSTDPVALGEWFRESADSGSLVRYLETFDHTVAVMQTKEGLFRVAKEFVEDLADDGVVYGEVRWAPEQHLQNGLSLDEAVEAVQEGLEAGVDAVAESGREIQVGQLITAMRHADRGQEIAELAVRHRNRGAVGFDIAGAEDGFLPARFKDAFTFLAQNNFPATVHAGEAAGLESIQSALVDGRALRLGHGVRIAEDIMVEFEDDDDASGSEDAEDSIGLVTLGDLSSWIRDRGIALEICPSSNLQTGAIAGFGEGIESHPLDMLYQLGFNVTINTDNRLMSGVTLTDEFELLVETFDYDLDDLLELTLNAAEASFLPLEEKEALVEYINDAYANLG, encoded by the coding sequence GTGACTGAGCCTATTGTTGACACTGCCCCTGCCCTTGATTTTGACCTGAAGAGCCTTCCGAAGGTTTCCCTTCATGACCATCTGGACGGGGGACTCCGTCCGGCCACCATCATTGAGCTGGCTGAGTCCGTTGGCCACACCCTTCCCTCCACCGATCCTGTGGCCCTGGGGGAGTGGTTCCGTGAGTCCGCCGACTCCGGTTCACTGGTCCGCTACCTGGAAACGTTTGACCACACCGTCGCCGTGATGCAGACGAAGGAAGGCCTGTTCCGCGTAGCGAAGGAATTTGTGGAGGACCTCGCCGATGACGGCGTGGTCTACGGTGAAGTGCGCTGGGCACCCGAGCAGCACCTTCAGAACGGCCTCTCGCTCGATGAAGCAGTGGAGGCCGTCCAGGAGGGCCTGGAAGCGGGCGTGGACGCCGTGGCCGAAAGTGGTCGGGAAATCCAGGTGGGCCAGCTGATCACGGCCATGCGGCACGCGGACCGCGGGCAGGAGATCGCTGAACTTGCCGTCCGGCACCGCAACAGGGGTGCCGTGGGCTTCGACATTGCCGGCGCGGAGGACGGCTTCCTGCCGGCCCGTTTCAAGGATGCGTTCACCTTCCTGGCTCAGAACAACTTCCCGGCCACCGTCCATGCCGGCGAGGCTGCGGGCCTGGAGAGCATCCAGTCAGCCCTGGTGGACGGGCGCGCCCTCCGCCTTGGCCATGGGGTCCGAATCGCCGAAGACATCATGGTGGAATTCGAGGATGACGATGACGCATCCGGTAGCGAGGATGCGGAGGACAGCATCGGCCTGGTCACCCTGGGTGACCTCTCAAGCTGGATCCGGGACCGCGGCATCGCCCTGGAGATCTGCCCCTCCTCAAACCTTCAGACAGGTGCCATCGCCGGCTTTGGTGAAGGCATCGAAAGCCACCCGCTGGACATGCTCTACCAGCTGGGCTTCAACGTCACCATCAACACGGACAACCGGCTGATGAGCGGCGTGACCCTGACCGATGAGTTTGAACTGCTCGTGGAGACGTTCGACTACGATCTCGATGACCTGCTCGAGCTGACGCTCAATGCCGCTGAAGCATCCTTCCTGCCCCTTGAAGAGAAGGAAGCCCTGGTGGAGTACATCAACGACGCCTACGCCAACCTTGGCTAG
- a CDS encoding MazG nucleotide pyrophosphohydrolase domain-containing protein encodes MGALTHASLVEYLLEEAFEVAETIETGADEAELQGELGDVLLQVVLHSRLAEERGTFTFDDVARGLSAKMIRRNPHVFRPDGSLQDSFPATVEEIVQKWDAVKMAERPERKGPFEGIPQALPALARAQKSLDRAERGGFGLHLPQAAVPGPGTEDPETEEELGDVLFAIVRSARARGFDAERALRGAVGRYQEGFREQ; translated from the coding sequence ATGGGAGCGCTTACCCACGCCTCACTGGTGGAATACCTCCTCGAGGAAGCCTTCGAGGTCGCGGAAACCATCGAGACCGGAGCGGATGAAGCGGAGCTCCAGGGCGAGCTGGGAGACGTACTCCTCCAGGTGGTGTTGCACTCCCGGCTCGCCGAGGAACGTGGAACCTTCACTTTCGACGACGTCGCCCGCGGTCTGAGTGCCAAGATGATCAGGCGGAATCCCCACGTCTTCCGTCCGGACGGGTCACTGCAGGACAGCTTTCCCGCCACGGTGGAGGAGATCGTGCAGAAGTGGGATGCCGTGAAGATGGCAGAACGCCCGGAACGAAAGGGTCCTTTTGAAGGTATCCCGCAGGCGCTGCCCGCGCTGGCCCGGGCGCAGAAGTCCCTGGACCGGGCCGAGCGCGGCGGATTCGGCCTGCATCTTCCCCAGGCTGCGGTTCCTGGCCCCGGCACTGAAGACCCCGAAACTGAAGAGGAACTGGGCGACGTGCTGTTCGCGATCGTCCGCTCCGCCCGCGCCCGGGGATTTGATGCCGAGCGCGCCCTGCGCGGTGCCGTCGGCCGCTACCAGGAGGGTTTCCGTGAACAATGA
- the eno gene encoding phosphopyruvate hydratase, producing the protein MALIDAIHAREILDSRGNPTVEVEVLLSDGQIGRAAVPSGASTGEHEAVELRDGDKGRYLGKGVQKAVDAVIDQIAPALTGFDATDQRSIDQAMIDLDGTPNKSKLGANAILGVSLAVANAAAASADLPLYKYLGGPNAHVLPVPLMNILNGGSHADSDVDIQEFMVVPLGAETFSEGLRWGVEVYHALKAVLQEKGLSTGLGDEGGFAPNLPSNRAALDLIQEAIKNAGYTPGQDIALALDVASSEFFTDGAYQFEGKALSSTEMSAYYAELVADYPLVSIEDPLDENDWDGWKTLTDTIGDKVQLVGDDLFVTNPSILQRGIETKTANSLLVKVNQIGSLTETLDAVSMAQRSGYTTITSHRSGETEDTTIADISVATNAGQIKTGAPARSERVAKYNQLLRIEEELDDAARYAGRSAFPRFKG; encoded by the coding sequence ATGGCGCTTATCGATGCCATCCACGCCCGCGAGATCCTCGATTCCCGTGGCAACCCGACCGTAGAAGTTGAAGTCCTGCTTTCCGATGGCCAGATCGGCCGCGCGGCAGTCCCCTCGGGCGCCTCCACCGGTGAGCACGAAGCCGTTGAGCTCCGCGACGGAGACAAGGGCCGCTACCTCGGCAAGGGTGTCCAGAAGGCCGTTGACGCGGTCATCGACCAGATCGCACCGGCCCTGACAGGTTTCGACGCCACAGACCAGCGCAGCATCGACCAGGCAATGATCGACCTGGACGGAACGCCCAACAAGAGCAAGCTCGGCGCCAACGCCATCCTGGGCGTGTCCCTCGCCGTAGCCAACGCAGCCGCCGCTTCCGCTGACCTGCCGCTGTACAAGTACCTGGGCGGCCCGAACGCCCACGTGCTGCCCGTACCGCTGATGAACATCCTCAACGGCGGCTCGCACGCCGACTCCGACGTCGACATCCAGGAATTCATGGTTGTCCCCCTCGGCGCAGAAACCTTCTCTGAGGGACTGCGCTGGGGCGTTGAGGTTTACCACGCCCTCAAGGCCGTGCTGCAGGAAAAGGGCCTCTCCACCGGCCTCGGCGACGAAGGCGGCTTCGCGCCGAACCTCCCGTCCAACCGCGCAGCCCTGGACCTGATCCAGGAAGCCATCAAGAACGCCGGCTACACCCCGGGCCAGGACATCGCCCTGGCACTGGACGTTGCCTCCTCCGAGTTCTTCACGGACGGCGCCTACCAGTTCGAAGGCAAGGCCCTCAGCTCCACCGAGATGAGCGCCTACTACGCCGAGCTCGTCGCCGACTACCCGCTGGTCTCCATCGAGGACCCGCTGGACGAGAACGACTGGGACGGCTGGAAGACCCTCACCGACACCATCGGTGACAAGGTCCAGCTGGTGGGCGATGACCTGTTCGTCACCAACCCCTCCATCCTGCAGCGCGGCATTGAGACCAAGACCGCCAACTCGCTGCTGGTGAAGGTCAACCAGATCGGTTCGCTGACCGAAACGCTCGACGCCGTCAGCATGGCCCAGCGCTCCGGTTACACCACCATCACCTCGCACCGTTCAGGCGAAACCGAAGACACCACCATCGCCGACATCTCCGTGGCAACCAACGCCGGGCAGATCAAGACAGGTGCCCCGGCCCGCTCCGAGCGTGTAGCCAAGTACAACCAGCTGCTGCGCATCGAAGAGGAACTCGATGACGCCGCACGCTACGCCGGACGCAGCGCCTTCCCGCGTTTCAAGGGCTAG
- a CDS encoding FtsB family cell division protein has product MATRRPKVPKASGPAKETADTADIIRGQFGGSTAHAGSARASHDRTSQDRAARAGASSLKGAAQGQPGGSSPGSPSKDQGKAPAARAGSGSQAKGNEPEDEAQPVPAKAFSGRMLALAVVMIAITIMLAPTVKIFFDKRAEIAALNADIAASQAEQASLRQQVSRWQDPNYVKQQARDRINMVMPGETSYWVFGSDLPAGSGSGQTGAASQDPADLPWVDSLWESIRRAATD; this is encoded by the coding sequence ATGGCTACCCGCCGTCCAAAAGTTCCCAAGGCCTCCGGGCCAGCGAAGGAAACAGCCGACACCGCCGACATCATCCGGGGCCAATTTGGCGGTTCCACGGCGCATGCCGGCAGTGCCCGGGCTTCACACGACAGAACGTCACAGGACAGAGCCGCGCGTGCCGGAGCATCCTCGCTAAAGGGCGCCGCGCAGGGCCAGCCCGGCGGCTCCTCCCCAGGCAGCCCCTCAAAGGATCAGGGCAAAGCCCCCGCTGCCCGCGCAGGATCAGGCAGCCAGGCCAAGGGCAACGAGCCTGAGGATGAGGCGCAGCCGGTTCCTGCCAAGGCATTTTCCGGGCGCATGCTTGCACTCGCCGTGGTGATGATCGCCATCACCATCATGCTGGCACCCACCGTCAAGATTTTCTTTGATAAGCGGGCTGAAATCGCTGCGCTCAACGCCGACATCGCCGCAAGCCAGGCCGAGCAGGCCAGCCTGCGCCAGCAGGTATCGCGCTGGCAGGACCCCAACTATGTGAAACAGCAGGCCCGCGACCGCATTAACATGGTAATGCCGGGTGAAACCAGCTACTGGGTGTTCGGCAGCGACCTGCCGGCCGGATCAGGCAGTGGCCAGACCGGTGCAGCATCACAAGACCCCGCCGATCTGCCGTGGGTGGATTCCCTGTGGGAGTCCATCAGGCGTGCGGCCACAGACTGA
- a CDS encoding DUF501 domain-containing protein, translated as MGENTTAPEDSRQPSAHDLEVLSRQLGRPVRDVVEIPARCVCGNPLVAATAPRLSNGTPFPTTFYLTHPVITSAVSRLEAAGLMNTMNERLAADEPLAAAYRSAHDAYLAAREAIGGRSGIGAVPEIDGISAGGMPTRVKCLHVLVGHSLAAGPGVNPLGDEAIAGISEWWTTDRCYCDGAWDTAGEAPSRDLSRHGPQGLPEIVGRPAPVRRTAAGATADGQGHAGAAE; from the coding sequence GTGGGAGAAAACACAACAGCGCCGGAGGACTCACGTCAGCCATCGGCACATGATCTTGAAGTACTGAGCCGGCAGCTGGGGCGGCCCGTCCGCGACGTGGTGGAAATCCCGGCCCGCTGCGTTTGCGGCAATCCGCTGGTGGCTGCCACGGCGCCCCGCCTCAGCAACGGCACCCCTTTTCCCACCACCTTCTATCTGACGCATCCGGTGATCACGTCAGCAGTTTCGCGGCTCGAGGCCGCTGGTCTCATGAACACCATGAATGAACGCCTCGCTGCCGACGAGCCCCTGGCCGCAGCCTACCGCTCAGCGCACGACGCCTACCTGGCCGCACGTGAGGCGATTGGCGGGCGTTCGGGCATCGGCGCGGTCCCCGAAATCGACGGGATCTCCGCAGGCGGCATGCCCACCCGGGTCAAGTGCCTCCACGTCCTGGTGGGGCACTCCCTCGCCGCCGGACCGGGAGTCAATCCCCTGGGGGACGAAGCCATCGCAGGCATTAGCGAATGGTGGACGACCGACCGCTGCTACTGCGACGGCGCCTGGGACACAGCGGGGGAGGCACCCTCGAGGGACCTGAGCCGTCATGGGCCTCAGGGCCTGCCGGAGATTGTGGGCCGGCCGGCTCCTGTCCGCAGGACCGCTGCGGGCGCGACAGCGGATGGCCAGGGGCATGCCGGGGCCGCCGAATGA
- a CDS encoding Ppx/GppA phosphatase family protein encodes MSRVAAIDCGTNSIRLLIADIDRSNGSAKLTDVVREMRVVRLGQGVDATGELAPEALERTFAATADYARMIREHGAGRVRFVATSASRDARNRQVFVDGIRGLIGVEPEVISGGEEAELSFAGAASVLPVLDGQQVLVVDLGGGSTEFVLGTSDGVTAAKSVDIGCVRLTERHLRDDPPTPEQIAAAEADVDAAISLAGLDVPLERATAVVGVAGSITTITAHALRLPEYSPEAIHGTELPLEMVRGAAKDLLEMSRTERAQLPYMHPGRVDVIGAGGLVWARILERLNELSAGRIVTATASEHDILDGIALSIS; translated from the coding sequence ATGAGCAGGGTCGCCGCCATTGACTGCGGTACCAATTCCATCCGTCTGCTCATTGCCGACATTGACCGCAGCAACGGGTCCGCCAAACTCACGGACGTAGTCCGTGAAATGCGGGTCGTGCGGCTCGGCCAGGGCGTGGACGCCACCGGCGAGCTCGCCCCGGAGGCGCTGGAACGTACCTTCGCAGCCACAGCCGATTACGCCAGGATGATCCGCGAACACGGTGCCGGACGGGTGCGCTTTGTGGCCACATCGGCCAGCAGGGACGCACGGAACCGCCAGGTATTCGTGGACGGGATCCGCGGCTTGATCGGGGTTGAGCCCGAAGTGATCTCCGGCGGAGAAGAAGCGGAGCTGTCCTTTGCCGGGGCAGCCAGCGTCCTGCCGGTCCTTGACGGCCAGCAGGTGCTGGTGGTCGACCTTGGCGGCGGAAGCACGGAATTTGTCCTCGGAACCTCGGACGGAGTCACGGCAGCCAAATCCGTGGACATCGGCTGCGTCCGTTTGACGGAGCGGCACCTCCGCGATGACCCGCCGACGCCGGAACAGATTGCCGCTGCCGAGGCTGATGTGGACGCTGCCATTTCATTGGCGGGACTGGACGTTCCGCTCGAACGCGCCACCGCCGTCGTGGGGGTGGCCGGATCGATCACCACCATCACAGCCCATGCGCTGCGACTTCCGGAGTATTCCCCTGAAGCGATCCACGGCACTGAACTACCTCTGGAAATGGTCCGGGGCGCAGCAAAAGACCTGTTGGAAATGTCCAGGACCGAACGCGCCCAGCTGCCGTACATGCACCCCGGCAGGGTGGATGTGATTGGGGCCGGCGGGCTGGTGTGGGCGCGTATCCTGGAACGCCTTAACGAGCTCAGTGCAGGCCGGATCGTCACGGCCACCGCCAGCGAACACGACATTCTCGACGGCATTGCCCTGAGCATCAGCTAA
- a CDS encoding S8 family serine peptidase produces MTRATARLRRTATALLAMMLAGGSLAAGLAGAPAAHADSWRDKQYWLAESGITKAWEVSKGAGVKVAVIDSGVDAQHPDLKGAVAGGRDVSGAGSPDGQKSIGGKPEHGTLVATMLAGRGHQPATSTASPSPGTSSTGPDGIVGVAPEAQILSVSTWLGSPNPAGKSDQDQIPEAVRWAVDNGAKVINISLGSTTPQWPQSWDAAFLYAEQKDVVIVAAAGNRVGGNIQVGAPATIPGVLTVAGLDRKGVASIDSSSQGISIGVAAPAENLLGGLPGGGYAEWAGTSGAAPIVAGVAALIRSKWPEMSARQVINRIVSTAKDAGAPGKDPLYGFGVLNAEAALKDPVPEAAANPLGSISDWIRVHRRGGNLASPAPAPTSGVASAVPTLPEATVPAVEAPSQRDSALGAAVVIGFAILFIAIIAAAVFQLRRAARNPRLAREEPDTGVLDSVDSGGKAS; encoded by the coding sequence ATGACCAGAGCAACAGCCCGGCTCCGCCGGACCGCCACGGCTCTTCTCGCAATGATGCTTGCCGGCGGCAGCCTGGCTGCCGGTCTTGCCGGAGCGCCTGCAGCCCACGCCGACTCATGGCGCGACAAACAGTACTGGCTGGCCGAGTCCGGCATCACGAAGGCCTGGGAGGTCTCCAAAGGTGCCGGCGTCAAGGTCGCTGTGATCGACAGCGGGGTAGACGCCCAGCATCCGGACCTCAAGGGCGCTGTGGCGGGCGGCCGCGACGTTTCAGGTGCCGGAAGCCCTGACGGACAGAAGAGCATCGGCGGCAAGCCCGAACACGGCACCCTCGTGGCTACCATGCTGGCAGGCCGCGGACACCAGCCGGCGACTTCCACGGCCTCACCCAGCCCGGGCACCTCCAGCACGGGCCCGGATGGCATCGTGGGCGTGGCACCGGAAGCACAGATCCTGTCCGTCTCCACCTGGCTGGGTTCGCCCAACCCGGCAGGAAAAAGCGACCAGGACCAGATTCCTGAGGCTGTCCGCTGGGCAGTGGACAATGGCGCCAAAGTCATCAATATTTCACTGGGCAGCACCACGCCCCAGTGGCCGCAAAGCTGGGATGCGGCCTTCCTCTATGCCGAGCAGAAGGACGTGGTGATCGTTGCCGCCGCCGGAAACCGGGTGGGCGGCAACATCCAGGTGGGCGCACCCGCCACCATCCCGGGCGTGTTGACAGTGGCGGGTTTGGACCGGAAGGGAGTGGCGAGCATTGATTCGTCCTCCCAGGGGATCAGTATCGGGGTGGCCGCTCCGGCGGAAAACCTGCTCGGGGGACTGCCGGGCGGAGGCTACGCCGAGTGGGCCGGAACATCCGGAGCGGCTCCCATCGTTGCCGGCGTTGCGGCCCTCATCCGTTCCAAATGGCCGGAGATGAGCGCCCGGCAGGTCATCAACAGGATCGTCAGTACCGCGAAGGACGCCGGTGCACCGGGGAAGGACCCGCTCTACGGCTTTGGTGTGCTGAACGCCGAAGCGGCATTGAAGGACCCTGTGCCCGAGGCTGCGGCCAATCCGCTGGGCTCCATCTCGGACTGGATCCGTGTACACCGCCGGGGTGGAAACCTTGCCTCGCCCGCACCTGCTCCCACCTCCGGTGTGGCCAGCGCCGTCCCCACCCTTCCCGAAGCGACAGTGCCCGCGGTGGAGGCTCCTTCGCAGCGTGACTCCGCCCTTGGCGCCGCCGTCGTCATCGGCTTTGCCATCCTGTTCATAGCGATCATCGCGGCAGCAGTGTTCCAGCTGCGCCGCGCTGCCCGAAACCCTCGGCTGGCCCGGGAAGAGCCGGATACAGGGGTCTTGGATTCCGTTGATTCAGGCGGAAAAGCTAGTTAG